The Patescibacteria group bacterium region TAAATTTAGAACCTAAAGCCAAGATTACCGAACTCTTTCAGGCCGGACAAGAAATTGATTTTGAGATAGTAAATATTTCCATCGCCGACCATCGTCTCGGTCTAAAATTAGCCGGTAGCGGTATCCCTCAGAAGGAAACCAGCACTGAACAATTAGCTGAATCAGAGGATGAGTCTCCAGAAGAAGAGAAGAAAGAAAAGAAAAAAAGCGCCAGTAAAGCTAAAAAATAAGTAATAGGGGCATTTTGCCCCTATTTCTGATTTTTGCTAAATTGCTAAAACCCTCTTTAAATTATATAATATGAGGGCTTAACTATGTCTATGAAGAATTTAATCAAGAATTTTCTAATTTTCTTTCTGGTGTTTTTAGTGATTGCCGGTATTTTTAGTTATTTTGGCGGCGGCCGCCAGGAAATAGCTACAGTCGGGCTGGAAACGATGATCAAACAGATTAATGACCAACAGATTTCAGAAGTTAAGATTAACGGCGACAAGATAAATATCACCCTTAAGGATGGAAAAAAAGAAGTCGTTAAGAAAGAAAGCACAGAATCTTTCTCCGCCTTATTAAATAATTTTAAAGTTGATCCATCTAAAACCGGGGAGATTAAGATCCAGATTGAGGAAAACTCCGGTTGGAATTATTGGTTGGGGTTAATTTTGCCCGTGCTCATTCCTTTTGTCTTAATTATCGCTTTCATGATGTTCACTATGAGAGGTTTGCAAGGAATGAATTCTCGGGCCATGAACTTTGGTCAATCAAACGCTAAGGAAGTCAGCCCGGAACAAAAAGACAAGGTTAGCTTTAAAGATGTTGCTGGAGCCAAAGAAGCCAAAGAAGAGCTGAAGGAAGTGGTAGATTTTTTGCGCTTCCCTAAAAAATTTCACGATCTCGGGGCCAGGATACCCCGAGGCGTCCTGTTATTAGGAGCACCTGGAACCGGTAAGACCTTGTTATCTCGTAGTGTGGCCGGTGAAGCTAACGTTCCGTTTTTTCACATTTCCGGTTCAGAATTTGTGGAAATGTTTGTCGGAGTAGGGGCTTCAAGGGTTCGGTCTTTATTCCAGAAAGCTAAAAAGAATTCTCCCTGCATTATCTTTATTGACGAGATTGATGCTGTCGGTCGGCGCCGTGGCGCTGGCCTCGGCGGATCTCATGACGAGAGAGAACAGACCTTAAACCAGATCCTGGTAGAGATGGACGGTTTTGAGCCGACTAATAATGTCATCGTAATCGCTGCCACTAATCGGCCCGATGTTCTAGATCCAGCCTTGCTTCGTCCGGGGCGCTTTGACCGCCAGGTGGTAATCGACTTGCCGGATATAAAAGATAGAGAAGAGATTCTCCAGGTTCATTCTCGAAAAAAACCCCTAGCCAAAGAAGTTGATCTGAGAAAAATTGCTGAACGCACTCCTGGTTTTTCTGGAGCCGATCTAGCTAATCTTTTAAACGAAGCGGCGATCTTGGCAGCGCGACAGGATAAGAAGATTATTGAAAATACTGAGTTATTCGAAGCTATTGAGAAGGTAATGATTGGGCCGGAAAGACGTAGCCGTATCATTACTGAAAAAGAGAAAAAAGTAACTGCCTATCATGAGGCCGGGCACGCCTTGGTCGCCCATTTTCTCCCCGCCGCCGATCCCGTTCATAAGATTTCTATTATTGCTCGTGGCCAGGCCGGAGGCTATACTCTTAAAGTTCCGACTGAAGACCGCCATATGCATCCTAAATCCGAATTTATCCAGGAGATAGCCGTTCTTTTGGCCGGCCATCTAACTGAAAAAGAAATCTTCGGGGAAGTGACGACTGGCGCTACTTCTGATTTACGTCGAGCCACTGCCATGGCTAGGGCCTTAGTCACAGATTACGGCATGAGCGAGCACCTCGGTCCGCGTACTTATGGCGAGAAAGAAGAAATGATATTCTTAGGACGGGAAATACATGAACAAAGGGATTATAGCGAGAAGATAGCCGAGAAAATAGATGAAGAGATAGCCGATTTCATTAAACAAGGTTCCGATCGAGCCAAGACAATAATTAGCGATCACAAGGAAGAATTAGAAAGAATCGTTAATGCCTTATTAACTAAAGAAACCTTAGAGAAAGATGAATTTGAGGCTTTGGTTGGACCTAAACCGCAGGCCTGATTGACTAATATTGGTTTTAAGATATACTAAAAATAGCTAAAACTTTAGAAAAATTTAATATTTTCAAGTTTTTAAATAAATAATATGCCTAATCCTAAAAAAAGAAAAACCCATTCCGCTACGCATAAGGGTAGAGCTCATTTAGCTCTTAAGAAAGTAGTCCTGAATAAATGCCCAAAATGTGGCAGCGCTAAGAAGCCTCATACCGTTTGCTCCTTCTGCGGTAGCTATAAAGGCCGAGCAGCGGTAAAGACCAAAACTAAGAAAGTTAATAAGACTAAAAAATAATCCTTGCCGAAAGCCAAACTGACCTTTGGCTTTTGCTTTAGCTCTTTATGTCTAATCGTCATTTAGCTCGCACTCTAGCTTTGCAAACCTTGTTTGCTTGGGATTTTAATGGCAAAAAGGCGGACAGCTTGGCAGATTTGATCGCTAGTAATTTTAGGAATTTCGCTCCTGATTTTAATGATGACGGCTTTGTTAGCGAATTGGTTGATGGCGTGGTTAAAAATCACTCGGAGATTGATAAGTATATTTGCAAATATGCTACTGAGTGGCCACTAGATCAGATAACTATCCTGGATAGGAATATTTTACGTTTGGGAATTTTTGAGCTTTTATATACCGCCACCCCACCGCTAGTAGCCATTAATGAAGCTATCGAGGTGGCCAAAAGTTTTGGCAGCGATTCTTCCGGGAAATTTGTTAATGGCGTTTTAGGAGCCTTATACAATGATTTGCCTGAAGATAAGAAGGCGAGTGGCAAGAAAGAGCCAGTCTCTACGCCCGGTAAAGACGGGCAAAGCCTTTAGTTTTATGAATAGCCTATCTAAATTACAAAAGAATTTAGGCTTGCAATTCAAGAATGAAGCTTTATTGCGCCAAGCCTTGATCCACCGCTCTTATCTTAATGAACACCCTGAATGCCAAACCGGCCACAATGAGCGTTTAGAATTTTTGGGTGACGCCGTTTTAGAAATAATTGTAACCGAGTATTTATATTTAAATTTCCTGGATACTCCAGAGGGTGATTTGACGAATTGGCGCGCCGCCCTGGTTAATGCCAAGATGCTTTATAATGTCGCCCTGGATTTAGAAATCGAGGGCAACCTCTATTTATCTAAAGGAGAAGCTAAAGATAAGAATAAGAAATCGCGGCATTATATCTTAGCCAACGCCATTGAAGCGATAATTGGTGCCATCTATTTGGATCAAGGGCTAGCAGCGGCTAAGAAATTTATCAATAAGAATATTATTGTTCGCTTGGATGACATTTTGCAGAATAAGCTTTATTTAGACCCGAAGTCCAGGTTTCAAGAAAGAGCTCAGGAGGAGGTTGGAGTTACTCCTCATTATGAAATTATTAAGGAAGAGGGCCCGGATCACGCTAAGAATTTTACAGTTGGCCTTTATTTAAATGATAAAATGGTGACTACCGGCAAGGGGTCCTCTAAGCAGGAAGCGCAAGTCCAGGCAGCCGAGAAGGGTTTAAAAAAAATGAATTGGTAATCCAATATTTAAATATACAAATTAATTCATCTTAACTTTATGTTAGATATCAAACATCTGTTACAGCTAGCCGCCACCAGGAATGCTTCGGATTTGCACCTAGTTGTTGGTTTGCCGCCGATTTTTCGGGTTGATGGCGAATTATTTAGTTTAGATGAAATTTTAAAAAAGAAGGGCGAAGGTGAAATAATCAACGAGCAAGAGCTCCAGGAGTCGGTCGGTTTGCTCCTTAGCCCAGAACAGAAGACTAAATTTTTTGTGGAAAGAGAC contains the following coding sequences:
- the ftsH gene encoding ATP-dependent zinc metalloprotease FtsH codes for the protein MKNLIKNFLIFFLVFLVIAGIFSYFGGGRQEIATVGLETMIKQINDQQISEVKINGDKINITLKDGKKEVVKKESTESFSALLNNFKVDPSKTGEIKIQIEENSGWNYWLGLILPVLIPFVLIIAFMMFTMRGLQGMNSRAMNFGQSNAKEVSPEQKDKVSFKDVAGAKEAKEELKEVVDFLRFPKKFHDLGARIPRGVLLLGAPGTGKTLLSRSVAGEANVPFFHISGSEFVEMFVGVGASRVRSLFQKAKKNSPCIIFIDEIDAVGRRRGAGLGGSHDEREQTLNQILVEMDGFEPTNNVIVIAATNRPDVLDPALLRPGRFDRQVVIDLPDIKDREEILQVHSRKKPLAKEVDLRKIAERTPGFSGADLANLLNEAAILAARQDKKIIENTELFEAIEKVMIGPERRSRIITEKEKKVTAYHEAGHALVAHFLPAADPVHKISIIARGQAGGYTLKVPTEDRHMHPKSEFIQEIAVLLAGHLTEKEIFGEVTTGATSDLRRATAMARALVTDYGMSEHLGPRTYGEKEEMIFLGREIHEQRDYSEKIAEKIDEEIADFIKQGSDRAKTIISDHKEELERIVNALLTKETLEKDEFEALVGPKPQA
- the rpmF gene encoding 50S ribosomal protein L32 is translated as MPNPKKRKTHSATHKGRAHLALKKVVLNKCPKCGSAKKPHTVCSFCGSYKGRAAVKTKTKKVNKTKK
- the nusB gene encoding transcription antitermination factor NusB: MSNRHLARTLALQTLFAWDFNGKKADSLADLIASNFRNFAPDFNDDGFVSELVDGVVKNHSEIDKYICKYATEWPLDQITILDRNILRLGIFELLYTATPPLVAINEAIEVAKSFGSDSSGKFVNGVLGALYNDLPEDKKASGKKEPVSTPGKDGQSL
- the rnc gene encoding ribonuclease III, coding for MNSLSKLQKNLGLQFKNEALLRQALIHRSYLNEHPECQTGHNERLEFLGDAVLEIIVTEYLYLNFLDTPEGDLTNWRAALVNAKMLYNVALDLEIEGNLYLSKGEAKDKNKKSRHYILANAIEAIIGAIYLDQGLAAAKKFINKNIIVRLDDILQNKLYLDPKSRFQERAQEEVGVTPHYEIIKEEGPDHAKNFTVGLYLNDKMVTTGKGSSKQEAQVQAAEKGLKKMNW